A stretch of the Coprobacillus cateniformis genome encodes the following:
- a CDS encoding DUF1330 domain-containing protein: protein MSCYFLVQVFCSDQQKRVLYDEYIHDVKPIVESYGGKYLIRSENLISLSCAWKPDRMILIRFPNKETLEKCFHSSEYLEISSKREQSVESHALIIGGMEDEDM, encoded by the coding sequence ATGAGTTGTTATTTTTTGGTTCAAGTTTTTTGTTCAGATCAACAAAAAAGAGTATTATATGATGAGTATATACATGATGTTAAACCTATTGTTGAAAGTTATGGTGGTAAATATCTGATACGAAGTGAGAATTTGATTTCATTAAGTTGTGCATGGAAACCAGATAGAATGATTCTCATTCGTTTTCCTAACAAGGAAACACTAGAGAAATGTTTCCATTCTAGTGAATATTTAGAAATCAGTTCTAAGCGTGAACAAAGTGTAGAAAGTCATGCTCTGATTATTGGAGGGATGGAAGATGAAGATATGTAA
- a CDS encoding TetR/AcrR family transcriptional regulator → MDKTRQKIIDATMHLVMEKGYASMTTKEIAEYAHVNESTLFRKFGSKKEIVLSAMQENWHPHLSSDDFYPITGDLYRDLLHFSSVYMQKVTPQFVKVSIGLRSPELYQDTVEGIMKVPQVFKDILMQYFEEMQKLDKVIQQDIESLAISFLSINFGFVFFKGSFGERLTTLSSDEYIQNSIKVFVKGIQKV, encoded by the coding sequence ATGGATAAAACGAGGCAAAAGATTATTGATGCAACAATGCATCTTGTGATGGAAAAAGGATATGCTTCAATGACAACAAAAGAAATTGCTGAATATGCACATGTTAATGAGAGTACATTATTTAGAAAGTTTGGAAGTAAAAAAGAGATTGTTTTAAGTGCTATGCAAGAAAATTGGCATCCTCATCTTTCATCAGATGATTTCTATCCAATAACAGGGGATCTTTATAGGGATCTTCTGCATTTCTCATCAGTTTATATGCAAAAAGTTACCCCTCAATTTGTAAAAGTTTCTATTGGACTCAGAAGTCCAGAATTATATCAAGATACTGTTGAAGGGATTATGAAGGTACCACAGGTTTTTAAAGATATTCTTATGCAATATTTTGAAGAAATGCAGAAATTAGATAAAGTGATTCAACAAGACATTGAATCATTAGCGATTAGTTTTCTATCTATAAATTTTGGATTTGTATTTTTTAAAGGATCTTTTGGAGAGCGTCTCACAACTCTGAGTTCAGATGAATATATTCAAAATAGTATTAAGGTTTTTGTTAAAGGAATTCAAAAGGTATGA
- a CDS encoding iron-containing alcohol dehydrogenase codes for MNFKYYIPTRILFGTGSLQQLGDQELPGKKAMIVTTHGQSVKKYGYLDRVIEQLEKQNIEYLLFDKILPNPIKSHVNEGGRLAKDEHVNFIIGLGGGSAIDAAKAIAIMATNDGDYWDYVHGGTGLGKEVVHDPLPIVAITTTAGTGTEADPWTVTTKEETGEKIGSGYDKTFPFLSIVDPELMLTVPSLLTAYQGFDALFHSCEGYLNKAHNPISDMYALKSIELIGKSLEIVVKDGKNIKAREDVALANTLAGMVESISGCISEHSIAHAMSGYVPNFEHGAALISISKEYYTMLIEKHACDQRIIDMAKALGNKDAKKPQDFVYALVNLQAHCGVDGIKMSDYGMTYDDLPRFVQSARETMGGLFDSDPIEVSDNDVLNILQKSYK; via the coding sequence ATGAATTTTAAATATTATATTCCAACCCGTATATTATTTGGGACTGGCTCACTTCAACAGTTAGGAGACCAAGAATTACCTGGCAAGAAGGCAATGATTGTCACAACTCATGGACAATCAGTTAAAAAATATGGTTATCTTGATCGAGTCATTGAACAGTTAGAAAAACAAAATATTGAATATCTTCTTTTTGATAAAATTCTGCCAAATCCAATCAAGAGTCATGTTAATGAAGGTGGACGACTTGCTAAAGATGAGCATGTCAATTTTATTATTGGATTAGGAGGTGGAAGTGCTATAGATGCAGCCAAAGCAATTGCTATTATGGCAACAAATGATGGAGACTATTGGGATTATGTCCATGGTGGAACTGGTCTAGGGAAAGAAGTTGTTCATGACCCACTGCCAATTGTTGCTATTACAACAACTGCAGGAACAGGTACTGAGGCAGATCCATGGACTGTCACAACAAAAGAAGAGACAGGTGAAAAGATTGGTTCAGGTTATGATAAAACATTCCCATTTCTTTCTATTGTTGACCCTGAACTTATGTTAACTGTGCCATCACTATTAACTGCTTATCAAGGTTTTGATGCACTGTTTCATAGTTGTGAAGGATATCTTAATAAAGCTCATAATCCCATCAGTGATATGTATGCACTTAAATCCATTGAATTGATTGGCAAAAGTTTAGAAATTGTTGTTAAAGATGGGAAGAACATAAAGGCAAGAGAAGATGTTGCTTTAGCAAATACCTTGGCAGGAATGGTAGAATCTATTTCTGGATGTATTTCTGAACATAGTATTGCTCATGCTATGAGTGGCTATGTTCCAAACTTTGAACATGGTGCTGCTCTTATTAGCATTAGTAAAGAATATTATACAATGCTTATAGAGAAACATGCCTGTGACCAACGTATAATTGATATGGCTAAAGCATTGGGAAATAAAGATGCAAAAAAACCACAAGATTTTGTATATGCCCTTGTTAATTTACAGGCACATTGTGGTGTTGACGGTATCAAGATGAGTGACTATGGTATGACTTATGATGATTTACCTCGATTTGTACAAAGTGCAAGAGAAACAATGGGAGGACTCTTTGACTCTGATCCTATTGAAGTAAGTGATAATGATGTTTTAAATATCTTGCAAAAATCTTATAAATAG
- the aroF gene encoding 3-deoxy-7-phosphoheptulonate synthase, giving the protein MIIVLKQKVSDEDLKRVVNKVEKFGLTAHVSQGEETTIVGLVGDVTKVDSKQIEVDEAVERVMHVSEPYKLANRAFHPDDSIIDVSGVKVGGDHLALIAGPCSVESKEQVIEIAKAAKAAGANMLRGGAFKPRTSPYAFQGMGTEGLDILVAAKEVTGLPIVSELMSAEYIDEFNAKVDLVQIGARNMQNFDLLKEVGRRCTKPILLKRGLSATFEEWVMSAEYIMASGNPNVILCERGVRTFETYTRNTLDLQAIPVIKKLTHLPIIIDPSHAGGKWWLVEPMAKAAVAAGCDGLMIEVHNSPETALCDGPQSLKPEKYTQLIEQIKEIGKIVGKEV; this is encoded by the coding sequence ATGATTATTGTATTGAAACAAAAAGTAAGTGATGAAGATTTAAAGAGAGTTGTGAATAAGGTAGAGAAATTTGGGTTAACTGCCCATGTTTCACAAGGGGAAGAAACAACAATTGTAGGTCTTGTTGGAGATGTTACAAAAGTTGATTCAAAACAAATTGAAGTTGATGAAGCTGTAGAAAGAGTTATGCATGTGAGTGAACCTTATAAGTTAGCGAATCGAGCATTCCATCCAGATGACTCTATTATTGATGTGAGTGGTGTCAAAGTGGGAGGAGACCACTTGGCATTAATTGCTGGACCTTGTTCAGTTGAATCAAAAGAACAAGTCATTGAGATTGCTAAGGCAGCAAAAGCAGCAGGAGCCAATATGCTAAGAGGTGGTGCATTCAAGCCAAGAACATCACCATATGCATTCCAGGGAATGGGAACAGAAGGCTTGGATATCCTTGTTGCAGCAAAAGAAGTGACAGGATTACCGATTGTTTCAGAATTAATGAGTGCAGAGTATATAGATGAATTCAATGCAAAAGTAGATCTTGTTCAAATAGGAGCAAGAAACATGCAGAACTTTGACCTGTTAAAAGAAGTTGGAAGAAGATGTACAAAACCAATCTTGTTAAAAAGAGGGTTAAGTGCAACATTTGAAGAATGGGTCATGAGTGCAGAATATATCATGGCAAGTGGGAATCCAAATGTCATCCTATGTGAAAGAGGAGTGAGAACATTTGAGACATATACAAGAAACACATTGGATTTACAAGCGATACCAGTGATTAAGAAGTTAACACATTTACCAATCATCATAGATCCATCACATGCAGGAGGAAAATGGTGGCTAGTGGAACCTATGGCAAAAGCAGCAGTGGCAGCAGGATGTGATGGATTAATGATAGAAGTGCATAATAGTCCAGAGACAGCCTTGTGTGATGGACCACAATCATTAAAACCAGAAAAGTATACACAATTGATTGAACAAATCAAAGAAATTGGTAAAATAGTAGGTAAAGAAGTTTAG
- a CDS encoding LCP family protein — protein MKKIISRRLLFILTIIAAIFFSFVMFELQVLPLKYYIPLVVMIFLGAFLLYRGEKDKHNQHSIKVTLLKFVNVILAVLLVVGSLYAMKGSDFLAAITGGGDQTIEMHVAVLKDSPYQSLNDLKGKPFGANTIDAVNINKTEAAIEDEIGDIDVTAASSYEQLINSLNQKSVEAIIIKAVDLESLDDIEKGFNEKIRTVKKIELKIPSVSANSAKVTKEPFHILISGTDKEGPIGTFALSDVNMIATINPTTKQVLLTSIPRDYFVDIIGMDGVSGKDKLTHSAKGGMQCTIQTIENFMGIKFNYYAKFNFTSFMNVVDALGGIDVKVPKYQVIGRDDGVFVTKKGKYTIKPGENHFNAKQALSFVRERKAFVEGDTIRGKNQMLMLKAILKKCTSASIITKMDGVFESLSDSFETNMEAKEVKSLINMQIDDMASWDVQSYHLDGDGSQRTKTLATVGDVTKVNPLGMFITIPDQTSIDQAKQYLQSVMNNEIIKVKDE, from the coding sequence ATGAAAAAAATAATATCAAGAAGATTGCTATTTATCTTAACAATAATCGCAGCTATCTTTTTTAGTTTTGTAATGTTTGAATTACAGGTTCTACCATTAAAATACTATATACCATTAGTGGTTATGATTTTTTTGGGCGCTTTTTTACTTTATCGTGGTGAAAAAGATAAACATAATCAACATTCTATAAAAGTGACTTTATTAAAGTTTGTAAATGTTATTTTAGCAGTTTTATTAGTTGTTGGTTCTTTGTATGCAATGAAGGGTTCTGATTTCTTAGCTGCTATTACTGGTGGAGGAGATCAGACAATTGAAATGCATGTTGCTGTTCTTAAAGATTCCCCATATCAATCATTAAATGATTTAAAAGGTAAACCATTTGGTGCTAATACTATAGATGCTGTGAATATTAATAAGACAGAAGCAGCTATTGAAGATGAGATTGGTGATATTGATGTGACTGCTGCTTCTTCGTATGAGCAATTAATCAATTCATTAAATCAAAAAAGTGTTGAAGCAATTATTATTAAAGCAGTAGACTTAGAATCCTTAGATGATATAGAGAAAGGTTTTAATGAAAAAATAAGAACTGTGAAAAAAATAGAATTAAAGATTCCTAGTGTATCTGCAAACAGTGCTAAAGTGACAAAAGAACCTTTCCATATCCTTATTAGTGGAACTGATAAAGAAGGACCAATTGGAACATTTGCTTTATCAGATGTGAATATGATTGCAACTATCAATCCCACAACGAAGCAAGTTTTATTAACGAGTATTCCTAGAGATTATTTTGTTGATATTATTGGTATGGATGGTGTGAGTGGTAAAGATAAGTTAACACATAGTGCCAAAGGTGGTATGCAATGTACAATTCAAACAATAGAAAATTTTATGGGAATTAAGTTTAACTATTATGCTAAATTTAACTTTACATCATTTATGAATGTTGTTGATGCATTGGGTGGAATTGATGTCAAAGTTCCTAAGTATCAAGTCATTGGTAGAGATGATGGTGTTTTTGTCACAAAGAAAGGTAAATATACAATTAAACCTGGTGAGAATCATTTTAATGCCAAACAAGCTCTGTCTTTTGTCAGAGAAAGAAAAGCATTTGTTGAAGGTGATACCATTCGTGGAAAAAATCAAATGCTCATGTTAAAAGCCATTTTGAAGAAATGTACTTCAGCAAGTATTATCACAAAGATGGATGGTGTTTTTGAATCTTTATCTGACAGTTTTGAAACAAATATGGAAGCAAAAGAAGTAAAATCATTAATCAATATGCAAATTGATGATATGGCTTCTTGGGATGTTCAATCTTATCATTTAGATGGTGATGGATCTCAAAGAACAAAAACTTTAGCAACTGTTGGTGACGTGACTAAGGTGAATCCGTTAGGAATGTTTATAACTATTCCAGATCAGACATCAATTGATCAGGCTAAACAATATCTTCAATCTGTAATGAACAATGAGATTATTAAAGTTAAAGATGAATAG
- a CDS encoding NCS2 family permease: MLEKIFKLKEKGTTVKTEVLAGVTTFLAMAYILAVNPQMLGETGMSIQGVFLATAISSAVATIIMGLLANYPVALSAGMGVNALFTYTICFGMGLSYQGALACVFVSGIIFLVISITGLRKMIINAIPAQLKLAIGAGIGFFIAFIGLKNAGIIIPSEATAVALGNLKDPAVILAVFGILVTIILLAKKVPAAVFYGLLITAVAGIVAGLCGIKGMPQLPTGVVSVDFDFSLIGAFASGMEELLSHPSCIVAIFSLLFVDFFDTAGTLVAVTNRANLIDENGELENVDKALLADSIGTVFGATMGTSTVTSFVESTSGVEVGGRTGLTAITTGILFLLSVFFSPLLSCVTNAVTAPALVVVGILMAQQLKGIDWDNFVFAASGFMTVIFMILAYSISDGIAIGFITYALAMIGVGKAKEVKPIVWILVLCFVVFLVFLPK, translated from the coding sequence ATGTTAGAAAAAATCTTTAAATTAAAAGAAAAAGGAACAACTGTTAAAACTGAAGTTTTGGCGGGTGTAACGACTTTCTTAGCAATGGCGTATATCCTAGCTGTAAACCCACAAATGTTAGGTGAGACAGGTATGAGTATACAGGGTGTATTTTTAGCAACTGCTATTAGTAGTGCTGTTGCTACAATCATTATGGGATTACTTGCTAACTATCCAGTTGCATTATCTGCTGGAATGGGAGTAAATGCTTTATTCACATACACAATTTGTTTTGGTATGGGATTAAGCTATCAAGGTGCATTGGCTTGTGTCTTTGTATCAGGTATTATTTTCTTAGTTATTTCTATTACTGGACTAAGAAAGATGATTATTAATGCCATTCCTGCTCAGTTAAAATTAGCAATTGGTGCAGGTATTGGTTTCTTTATTGCATTTATTGGATTAAAGAATGCAGGTATTATCATACCAAGTGAAGCAACAGCTGTTGCATTGGGAAATTTAAAAGATCCAGCGGTTATATTAGCAGTTTTTGGTATCTTAGTTACAATTATTTTATTAGCTAAAAAAGTTCCTGCTGCTGTTTTCTATGGTTTATTAATCACTGCAGTTGCTGGTATTGTGGCTGGGTTGTGTGGTATCAAGGGGATGCCACAATTGCCAACAGGTGTTGTATCTGTTGACTTTGATTTTAGTTTAATTGGAGCATTTGCTTCTGGAATGGAAGAATTACTATCACATCCAAGTTGCATTGTTGCGATTTTCTCACTATTATTTGTAGATTTCTTTGATACAGCTGGAACGTTAGTTGCAGTTACAAATCGTGCTAATTTAATTGATGAAAATGGTGAGTTGGAAAATGTTGATAAGGCATTGTTAGCAGATTCAATTGGAACAGTTTTTGGAGCAACAATGGGAACTTCTACTGTGACATCATTTGTAGAATCTACTTCTGGTGTTGAAGTAGGAGGAAGAACGGGTTTAACTGCTATCACAACTGGAATTCTGTTTCTTTTATCAGTGTTTTTCTCACCATTACTCTCTTGCGTTACAAATGCAGTGACTGCACCAGCATTGGTAGTTGTAGGGATATTAATGGCACAACAACTCAAAGGAATTGACTGGGATAACTTTGTTTTTGCAGCCAGTGGATTTATGACAGTTATTTTCATGATTTTGGCATATTCTATTTCTGATGGAATTGCTATTGGATTTATTACATATGCTTTAGCAATGATTGGTGTAGGTAAAGCAAAAGAAGTCAAACCAATTGTTTGGATATTGGTTCTTTGTTTTGTTGTTTTCCTAGTATTCTTACCAAAATAG
- a CDS encoding pyridoxamine 5'-phosphate oxidase family protein gives MEFKEAVEFLFEKLAPSKIMALASSVDNHVMVRNVSCLIYDDAIYFKTDKNFRKTKQLYENPRVALCFSGIQVEGVATIKGLVTEEPERKFEKLYQKYLWGSYNAYSHEDTEILVEVKPSFVEIWDTDEKNKAYQIFIDFDKKEVEYKKYDE, from the coding sequence ATGGAATTTAAAGAAGCTGTAGAATTTTTATTTGAAAAATTGGCACCATCAAAAATTATGGCATTAGCATCAAGCGTTGATAATCATGTGATGGTCAGAAATGTAAGTTGTTTAATTTATGACGATGCGATTTATTTTAAAACTGATAAGAATTTTAGAAAAACAAAACAGTTGTATGAAAATCCACGTGTTGCTTTATGTTTTAGTGGTATTCAAGTTGAGGGTGTTGCGACTATAAAAGGTTTAGTAACTGAAGAACCTGAACGTAAATTTGAGAAACTTTATCAAAAGTATTTATGGGGAAGTTATAATGCTTATAGTCATGAAGATACTGAAATTTTGGTTGAAGTGAAACCATCTTTTGTTGAAATTTGGGATACAGATGAGAAAAATAAGGCTTATCAAATCTTTATTGACTTTGATAAGAAAGAAGTTGAATATAAAAAATATGATGAATAA
- a CDS encoding ECF transporter S component, with protein MKNMNVKEMTTLGILSALAMILSLLAFFPLVPAVPWLTYDPKDIVIVIGGFIYGPFAAFLMSSICAVLEIVFKGGTIIDVMMNIISTCAFACVASTIYKKNRSKKGAIIGLVSGIVVMTVCMTIWNYIITPIYYNMPREAVVSMWLPGIVLFNILKASLNAGITLLLYKSVVTILRKTHLVEGQGQHAKSSGLIIIGLFITISIICVVLAIQGLI; from the coding sequence ATGAAAAACATGAATGTAAAAGAAATGACAACATTGGGAATTTTATCAGCTTTAGCAATGATTTTGAGTTTATTAGCTTTTTTCCCACTTGTTCCAGCAGTACCTTGGCTTACCTATGATCCAAAGGATATAGTGATTGTTATTGGTGGTTTTATTTATGGACCTTTTGCGGCATTTCTCATGAGTTCTATTTGTGCTGTTCTTGAAATTGTTTTTAAAGGAGGCACAATTATTGATGTCATGATGAATATTATTTCCACTTGTGCGTTTGCCTGCGTCGCATCAACAATTTATAAGAAGAATCGAAGTAAAAAAGGTGCTATTATAGGTCTAGTGAGTGGAATTGTGGTTATGACAGTTTGTATGACAATATGGAATTATATTATTACACCCATTTATTATAATATGCCACGAGAGGCAGTCGTTTCTATGTGGTTACCAGGAATTGTTTTGTTTAATATACTAAAAGCCAGTTTGAATGCTGGAATCACTTTATTACTATATAAGAGTGTTGTAACAATTCTTAGAAAGACACATTTGGTGGAAGGACAGGGACAACATGCAAAAAGTTCAGGACTCATTATTATTGGTTTGTTTATTACAATTTCAATCATTTGTGTTGTATTAGCTATTCAAGGCTTAATATAG
- a CDS encoding DNA-deoxyinosine glycosylase, whose amino-acid sequence MKQYHNIQPVYNKDSYLLILGSFPSVKSREGQFFYHHPQNRFWKIFEQLFDLKLQTIEDKKAFLLKHHIAVWDVIASCDIVGSSDSSIENVLVNDINSLIEETSIETIYTNGKKAHQLYQKYIFPVTQKEDICLPSTSPANATYSLEKLIESWRLLLNHDLS is encoded by the coding sequence ATGAAACAATATCATAATATACAACCAGTTTATAACAAAGATTCTTATCTTTTAATTTTAGGTTCTTTTCCATCAGTCAAGTCACGTGAGGGGCAATTCTTTTATCATCATCCTCAAAATCGTTTTTGGAAAATATTTGAACAGTTATTCGATCTAAAACTTCAAACAATTGAGGATAAGAAAGCATTTTTATTAAAACACCATATTGCTGTATGGGATGTTATTGCGAGTTGTGATATTGTTGGTTCAAGTGATAGTTCTATTGAAAATGTTCTGGTTAACGATATCAATTCTTTAATCGAAGAAACTTCTATTGAAACGATATATACGAATGGTAAAAAAGCACATCAGTTATACCAAAAATATATTTTTCCAGTCACACAAAAGGAAGATATTTGTTTACCATCAACATCTCCAGCCAATGCCACTTATTCGCTTGAAAAATTAATCGAATCATGGAGACTATTGTTGAACCATGATTTATCTTAA
- a CDS encoding FAD-dependent oxidoreductase produces MNQVYDAIIVGGGPAGLSSAIYLARAKYSVLVIEQEKIGGQITITSEVVNYPGVLEASGSSLTETMRKQAQKFGAEFKIAHVKSLNMDGNIKTIMTDQGNFQAIGVVLATGANPRKLGFKGEKEFQGRGIAYCATCDGEFFEGCELFVIGGGFAACEEAIFLTQYATEVTMIVREEDFTCAKTIADEVRSHPKIKIIFETEIIEAGGQGVLEYAVFRDNKEQTTWRYDAKNNQRFGIFVFAGYVPANDLFKNQLALNDGGYLITDKYQKTNLDGVYGAGDICEKELRQVVTAVSDGAIAATSLEKYIPQVKSQHHIVTKEVQKQEKIEHIETHNQHFINEDIRTQLQPIFNKLTKDIYLVGVGSSDSFSQELKSFIEEFSSLHERIHGEWNDNADESPHIMLYNHQKNPLGVNYHCVPGGHEFNSFVLAVYNAGSEGQVLENDILKKIHDLQSHHFQVFISLSCTMCPDVVQASQRIALENHQVQTDIYDLAHHPHYKEQYNIMSVPCMVIDGQRVVFGKKNLEDILEIIETA; encoded by the coding sequence ATGAATCAAGTTTATGATGCTATTATTGTTGGAGGGGGTCCTGCGGGACTTTCTTCAGCAATTTATCTTGCAAGAGCAAAATATAGTGTTCTTGTTATAGAACAAGAAAAAATTGGTGGTCAGATTACAATCACATCTGAAGTGGTCAATTATCCAGGAGTTTTAGAAGCATCAGGAAGTTCCTTGACAGAAACAATGCGTAAACAAGCGCAGAAATTTGGAGCTGAGTTTAAAATTGCGCATGTCAAAAGTTTGAATATGGATGGAAATATCAAAACAATTATGACTGACCAGGGTAACTTTCAGGCAATTGGAGTTGTTTTGGCAACAGGGGCAAATCCAAGAAAACTTGGATTCAAAGGTGAAAAAGAATTTCAAGGACGAGGTATTGCCTATTGTGCAACATGTGATGGTGAATTCTTTGAAGGTTGTGAGTTATTTGTGATAGGTGGTGGCTTTGCTGCATGTGAAGAGGCTATTTTCTTAACACAATATGCAACAGAAGTGACAATGATTGTCCGTGAAGAAGATTTTACATGTGCAAAGACGATTGCAGATGAAGTTAGATCACATCCAAAAATTAAAATTATCTTTGAAACTGAGATTATTGAAGCAGGTGGTCAAGGTGTTTTGGAATATGCTGTTTTTAGAGATAATAAAGAGCAGACAACTTGGCGTTATGATGCAAAAAATAATCAACGTTTTGGAATCTTCGTTTTTGCTGGATATGTTCCTGCAAACGACTTATTTAAAAATCAATTAGCATTAAATGATGGTGGATATTTGATAACTGATAAATATCAAAAGACAAATCTTGATGGTGTTTATGGTGCTGGTGATATCTGCGAAAAAGAATTAAGACAAGTTGTAACTGCTGTGAGTGATGGTGCGATTGCTGCAACATCATTAGAAAAATATATCCCTCAAGTCAAATCGCAGCATCATATTGTTACAAAAGAGGTTCAAAAACAAGAAAAAATAGAACATATTGAAACTCATAATCAGCACTTTATTAATGAAGATATCCGTACACAATTACAGCCAATATTTAATAAATTAACAAAAGATATTTATCTTGTTGGTGTTGGATCATCTGATTCATTCTCTCAAGAGTTAAAAAGCTTTATAGAAGAATTCTCTTCTCTTCATGAACGTATTCATGGTGAGTGGAATGATAATGCTGATGAATCTCCACATATTATGCTTTATAATCATCAAAAAAATCCACTTGGGGTCAACTATCATTGTGTTCCAGGTGGCCATGAATTCAATTCTTTTGTTTTAGCTGTATATAATGCTGGAAGTGAAGGGCAAGTTTTGGAAAATGATATTCTTAAAAAAATACATGATCTTCAATCACATCATTTTCAAGTCTTTATTTCTCTTTCTTGTACAATGTGTCCTGACGTTGTACAAGCCTCACAGCGAATAGCTTTAGAGAATCATCAAGTTCAAACAGATATTTACGATTTAGCCCATCATCCTCACTATAAAGAACAATATAATATTATGAGTGTGCCATGTATGGTTATTGATGGACAGAGAGTTGTTTTTGGAAAAAAGAATCTGGAAGATATTCTAGAAATTATTGAGACTGCCTAG
- the ahpC gene encoding alkyl hydroperoxide reductase subunit C, translating into MSLIGKEINEFKVQSFVNGEFKEVSKEDVLGKWSVFFFYPADFTFVCPTELEDLANKYEEFKNIDCEIYSVSCDTHFVHKAWHDTSKTIQKIQYTMLADPTATLAKDFEVYIEADGLAERGTFIVNPEGKIVAYEVIAGNVGRNADELLRRVQASQFVHEHGDEVCPAKWKPGEETLKPSLDLVGVL; encoded by the coding sequence ATGTCATTAATCGGAAAAGAAATCAATGAGTTTAAAGTTCAATCATTTGTAAATGGTGAATTTAAAGAAGTAAGTAAAGAAGATGTTTTAGGAAAATGGAGTGTATTCTTCTTTTATCCTGCAGACTTTACATTTGTATGTCCTACTGAATTAGAGGATTTAGCAAACAAATATGAAGAGTTCAAAAACATTGACTGTGAAATTTATTCAGTATCATGTGATACTCACTTTGTACACAAAGCTTGGCATGATACATCAAAAACAATTCAAAAAATTCAATATACTATGTTAGCAGATCCAACTGCAACTTTAGCAAAAGATTTTGAAGTGTATATTGAAGCTGATGGATTGGCTGAAAGAGGAACATTTATTGTTAATCCTGAAGGTAAAATTGTTGCTTATGAAGTGATTGCAGGAAATGTTGGACGTAATGCAGATGAGTTATTAAGACGTGTTCAAGCTTCACAGTTTGTTCATGAGCATGGAGATGAAGTTTGTCCAGCAAAATGGAAACCTGGAGAAGAAACATTGAAACCATCATTAGATTTAGTTGGAGTTCTTTAA
- a CDS encoding YitT family protein: MKQKLLHIVYIVVGNILIAFALSTLLLENNIIAGGVSGIGIIFNHYFGLSISLSVGILNVCLFVLGFLFLGKVFAMTTLVSTFLFPFLLEFFESQPVFHHYLNDPLLASIIAGCLIGIGVGLVLKANASTGGVDILAILLHRKFGAPVHIVLNITDLTILLFQFSFNDTTHVIYGIVTVMMTTIMLNKTLTAGTSLMQLVVISDYYEDIKDMILHDHDAGVTLLASEKGYTEENSKLVLSILPYRKLPDIKEKVNQIDPLAFMIVSHVDEVGGKGFTLEKK, encoded by the coding sequence ATGAAACAAAAATTATTACATATTGTTTATATTGTTGTGGGAAATATTTTGATTGCTTTCGCATTGAGTACATTGTTATTAGAGAATAATATTATTGCTGGTGGTGTTTCAGGGATAGGTATTATTTTTAATCATTATTTTGGTTTGAGTATTTCTCTTAGTGTGGGAATTCTTAATGTTTGCCTATTTGTATTAGGTTTCTTATTTTTAGGAAAAGTATTTGCAATGACAACACTTGTTTCTACATTTTTGTTTCCATTCCTATTAGAATTTTTTGAGAGTCAACCAGTTTTTCATCATTATTTAAATGATCCATTACTAGCTTCTATTATCGCAGGATGTTTAATCGGAATTGGTGTAGGCTTGGTCTTAAAAGCAAATGCTTCAACAGGTGGAGTAGATATTTTAGCCATTCTTCTTCATAGAAAATTTGGTGCACCTGTGCATATTGTTTTAAATATCACAGACTTAACAATTTTGTTATTTCAATTCTCATTCAATGATACAACACATGTTATTTATGGTATTGTGACAGTTATGATGACAACCATTATGTTAAATAAAACATTAACTGCTGGAACAAGTTTAATGCAACTTGTTGTTATAAGTGATTATTATGAAGATATTAAAGATATGATTTTACATGATCATGATGCTGGTGTGACTTTATTAGCGAGTGAAAAAGGTTATACTGAAGAAAATTCTAAACTTGTTTTATCAATATTACCATATCGAAAATTACCAGATATCAAAGAAAAGGTGAATCAAATTGATCCTTTAGCTTTTATGATTGTATCTCATGTTGATGAAGTTGGTGGGAAAGGATTTACTTTAGAAAAGAAGTAA